Proteins encoded by one window of Sphingosinicella sp. BN140058:
- a CDS encoding tannase/feruloyl esterase family alpha/beta hydrolase, with product MKLTAAALTATFAAIAAPAVAAPCDGVEALRVPDVRIERTTEVGPGRPLTPPFAGASPIAIAFCRIEGVIEKEIGFELWLPAADAWNRRLLVGGVGGQAGAFNYRELARGVRRGYASASTDTGHKADDRHWLLGRPDRAANYAHRANHLLAVKTKAIIAAVYGAAVRNAFFVGCSGGGRQALTEVQRYPEDFDGVIAGAPGVDTPGMSARRMWEMQQHSRWGPLMDAADWKSVADAAVIECDGLDGVRDSVIDDPTLCRFDPERLACAKSGWETCLSPEQIAAVRRLYAPLHDENGRRIDDGLLPGILVSPTPLPEPFTPGPSYLAVALFGDGVHGDPHWDPRGFSIARDLPAIDEVMNLHADDPDLRPFLRRGGRLILYHGWSDPLVAPQSTIGYYRAVRARSGKAAADRVRLFMAPGVDHCIGGAGPDRFGGAGGDAPIADADHDLLSALERWVDKGQAPERIVATRQESDRMVRTRPLCAWPLRARYRGQGSTDDAANFLCETGET from the coding sequence ATGAAGCTCACTGCTGCCGCGCTGACTGCGACCTTCGCCGCAATCGCGGCGCCGGCGGTGGCGGCGCCATGCGACGGAGTGGAGGCCCTCAGGGTCCCGGACGTCCGCATCGAACGGACCACCGAGGTCGGCCCTGGGCGGCCGCTGACGCCGCCCTTCGCGGGCGCGTCGCCGATCGCCATCGCCTTCTGCCGGATAGAGGGCGTGATCGAGAAGGAGATCGGCTTCGAGCTGTGGCTGCCGGCGGCGGATGCCTGGAACCGGCGGCTGCTCGTCGGCGGGGTCGGCGGGCAGGCGGGCGCATTCAATTACCGGGAACTCGCCCGCGGAGTCCGGCGCGGATATGCATCGGCGAGCACCGACACCGGTCACAAGGCGGACGACCGCCACTGGCTGCTGGGCCGCCCCGATCGTGCCGCCAATTACGCGCACCGGGCCAATCATCTGCTCGCGGTCAAGACCAAGGCGATCATCGCCGCTGTTTACGGCGCGGCGGTTCGAAACGCCTTCTTCGTCGGCTGCTCGGGCGGCGGCCGGCAAGCGCTGACCGAGGTCCAGCGCTACCCTGAGGATTTCGACGGCGTCATTGCCGGCGCGCCCGGTGTCGACACGCCGGGGATGAGCGCGCGCCGGATGTGGGAGATGCAGCAGCACAGCCGCTGGGGACCGTTGATGGACGCCGCCGACTGGAAATCGGTCGCGGACGCGGCGGTGATCGAATGCGACGGTCTCGACGGCGTCCGGGATTCGGTGATCGACGATCCGACTCTGTGTCGCTTCGATCCGGAACGGCTCGCCTGTGCGAAGAGCGGCTGGGAGACATGCCTCAGCCCGGAACAGATCGCCGCCGTACGCCGGCTTTATGCCCCGTTGCACGACGAGAATGGACGCCGCATCGACGACGGCCTGCTGCCGGGCATCCTCGTCTCGCCGACGCCGCTGCCGGAGCCGTTCACGCCCGGCCCGTCTTACCTCGCGGTCGCCCTGTTCGGCGACGGAGTCCATGGCGATCCGCACTGGGATCCTCGCGGCTTCAGCATCGCCCGCGATCTGCCGGCCATCGACGAGGTGATGAACCTCCATGCCGATGATCCGGACCTTCGGCCGTTCCTGCGTCGGGGTGGCAGGCTGATCCTCTATCATGGCTGGTCGGATCCTCTGGTGGCGCCGCAATCGACGATTGGCTACTACCGCGCCGTGCGCGCCCGTTCCGGCAAGGCGGCGGCCGATCGCGTGCGGCTGTTCATGGCGCCGGGCGTCGATCATTGCATCGGCGGCGCCGGGCCGGATCGCTTCGGTGGGGCAGGCGGCGATGCACCGATCGCCGATGCCGATCATGATCTGCTCTCGGCGCTGGAGCGTTGGGTGGATAAGGGGCAAGCGCCCGAACGAATCGTCGCCACCCGGCAGGAGAGTGATCGGATGGTGCGCACCCGTCCGCTCTGCGCCTGGCCCCTGCGTGCCCGCTATCGCGGCCAGGGCAGCACTGACGATGCGGCCAATTTCCTCTGCGAGACGGGAGAAACCTGA
- a CDS encoding CocE/NonD family hydrolase, with amino-acid sequence MPMLLRVAGAALLATLCPLPFLSGAIAQNAVAPGAAFGAYQPSRTYTEQVSSTFYLPMRDGVRLAMTVSRPARGGKAVDGRFPVIWHHSLSATQEPNDGTGPFAGGFRSMPQLTDYGYVVVQVARRGNGQSFGERRGYHDRNEAQDAYDVTQWLAAQPWSDGKVGIYGCSNTGDAALHAVSMRPPALKAAFAGCFSWHKYDAFRRGGIFAQWGTGPARSVEEDMKQQPVDADPDKTLLRQAAEEHQRSTPLFEMWKGMPFRDSFSPIVASRFWAEGSSANYADQIRRSGVALYVVGGWLDELRDQGLIAFMNVPGSRIIIGPWKHCSNDDFPLVEEAHRFFDEHLKGIDTGLRREPPIHYFTQNAGGEGVWRSAANWPSAAGSLQALALGKDGRLGGKAHGERRFEVRYDVACKDAGSGPFAQPCHVPGAGLSYAGDPLAADSEVTGSGVVDLWISADAADANLFAYLEDVAPDGSIRMVTEGRLKASLRALGKAPWTLPAGVPWHRADAEDSEPLVPGKPARLVFELMPASYVFKAGHRLQITITGADYRERAREPSGLARTVRILSDPGHASVVKLPVVTRR; translated from the coding sequence ATGCCGATGCTGCTGCGGGTCGCGGGCGCCGCCCTGTTGGCGACTCTGTGCCCGCTGCCCTTCCTTTCAGGTGCGATTGCCCAGAATGCGGTCGCACCCGGCGCAGCCTTTGGCGCCTATCAGCCGTCTCGGACCTACACCGAGCAGGTCTCCTCCACTTTCTATCTGCCGATGCGCGACGGGGTGCGGCTGGCGATGACCGTGTCGCGGCCGGCGCGTGGCGGCAAGGCGGTGGACGGCCGCTTCCCGGTCATCTGGCATCACAGCCTCAGCGCGACACAGGAGCCCAATGACGGCACCGGGCCGTTCGCCGGCGGCTTTCGATCGATGCCGCAGCTCACCGACTACGGCTATGTGGTCGTTCAGGTCGCCCGCCGCGGCAACGGCCAGTCGTTCGGCGAACGCCGCGGCTATCACGATCGCAACGAGGCGCAGGACGCCTATGACGTGACCCAGTGGCTTGCCGCGCAGCCCTGGTCGGACGGCAAGGTCGGCATCTACGGCTGCTCCAACACGGGCGATGCGGCCCTTCATGCGGTGTCGATGCGCCCGCCTGCGCTCAAAGCCGCTTTTGCCGGATGCTTCTCCTGGCACAAATATGATGCCTTCCGCCGCGGCGGCATCTTCGCGCAATGGGGTACCGGGCCCGCGCGCAGCGTCGAGGAGGACATGAAGCAGCAGCCGGTCGATGCCGATCCGGACAAGACGCTGCTGCGCCAGGCCGCCGAAGAGCATCAGCGCTCGACGCCGTTGTTCGAGATGTGGAAGGGCATGCCCTTCCGCGACAGCTTCTCGCCGATCGTCGCGAGCCGCTTCTGGGCCGAAGGGAGTTCGGCCAATTATGCCGATCAGATCCGCCGCTCCGGCGTGGCGCTCTACGTCGTCGGGGGTTGGCTCGACGAGCTGCGCGATCAGGGCCTCATCGCGTTCATGAACGTGCCCGGGTCACGGATCATCATCGGCCCGTGGAAACATTGTTCCAATGACGATTTCCCGCTGGTGGAGGAAGCGCATCGTTTCTTCGACGAGCATCTGAAGGGTATCGATACTGGGCTCCGCCGGGAGCCGCCGATCCACTATTTCACGCAGAATGCCGGCGGCGAGGGGGTGTGGCGAAGCGCGGCGAACTGGCCTTCTGCGGCCGGCAGTCTGCAGGCGCTCGCTCTGGGGAAGGATGGCCGCCTGGGCGGCAAGGCGCACGGCGAACGCCGCTTTGAGGTCCGCTACGATGTCGCCTGCAAGGATGCCGGCAGCGGACCGTTCGCGCAGCCCTGCCATGTCCCTGGCGCCGGGCTCAGCTATGCCGGCGATCCGCTTGCCGCCGATAGCGAGGTCACCGGCAGCGGCGTCGTCGATCTGTGGATCTCCGCCGACGCGGCCGACGCGAACCTGTTCGCCTATCTGGAAGACGTCGCGCCTGACGGCAGCATCCGGATGGTCACCGAAGGGCGGCTCAAGGCCTCGCTTCGCGCCCTCGGGAAGGCGCCCTGGACCTTGCCGGCGGGCGTGCCCTGGCATCGCGCCGATGCGGAGGATTCCGAGCCGCTGGTGCCGGGCAAGCCGGCGCGTCTGGTCTTCGAACTGATGCCCGCTTCCTATGTGTTCAAGGCGGGGCACCGGCTTCAGATCACCATCACCGGCGCGGATTACCGCGAGCGTGCCCGTGAGCCCTCGGGCCTCGCCCGAACGGTCCGCATCCTCAGCGATCCTGGCCATGCCTCGGTGGTGAAGCTTCCGGTCGTCACCCGCCGATGA
- a CDS encoding TonB-dependent receptor gives MAVSALLRTGGSLLALVVSLGSTQALAQEVAGPADPATAEQTEPQDDAGPAPAGAEVVTDQPGIVITGSRVRGAAPVGSTVTLLGREDIVQSGQVTIDRAIKELPQVFDLGVSENSRGQSGGSGNIVYGNSINLRGIGPNATLIIVDGHRVVNNGRSTDPSILPTLGVERVEIVADGASAIYGSDAVAGVVNLIPRRNLDGVEAFARAGVSDDGVYHEYSFGAAAGIKFARGQAMIAYEHVERTNLNGDDRSFFRSNQTASGGRDYSVTRCAPGTIRAGGTSYAVPAGGVTQASASSLVAGTSNRCDDLQGQDLVPAQSYDSVNGTFTFEVTDWLTLFADGFYSRREFERNPAYANATLNVPQTNAFFVRPPGFTGTSYSLDYNFRNDAARNFNYGHGESWQITPGVRIKLPHEWQFEALIGHGKTDDDAVQLTGVGNAALNAALASSDPATAFDPYGLGRTRPETLARIFNQVSYSPTVGHFIGYEARFNGSLFHLPGGDVKAALGYEGQEFTIDLGRAVGNPGTPVVFRTFDRRVDSGYAELLIPIFGAENQTAGFRRLEIDAAIRYDRYSDVGDTTNPKIGVSWSPFEGLTVRGSYGTSFRAPTLPQIYGNSNQLFVQNYQNPAGGTPIVGVAQSGGNLDLRPETAETWSIGADFEPVDRLRLSITYFNVDYRNQVIALLSDLAVLTRLSQFDGTGLILQGSAAGQRVAELIAEGLPVAGALPGGSASNVGVFVDGRSQNLGSSVTRGIDFQANYSLPTASAGTFRVNVSGTYLTEFETAQTPTAPIVDQLNQIFQPLRFKARASLGWEKGPFTAMVRATHLNGYKNTAITPNEHVKSYTPVDLNLSWQVGDDSRPMTFGIEVRNLFDTRPPYVNLAPSVNGSGGYDATTTDPIGRLFAASVRKTF, from the coding sequence ATGGCCGTTTCCGCACTTCTTCGTACGGGTGGATCGCTTCTCGCTCTGGTGGTCTCACTTGGGTCGACCCAGGCGCTTGCGCAGGAGGTCGCCGGTCCGGCCGATCCGGCAACGGCCGAACAGACCGAGCCGCAGGACGATGCTGGCCCCGCACCGGCAGGTGCCGAGGTCGTTACCGATCAGCCCGGGATCGTCATCACGGGCAGCCGCGTCCGCGGCGCCGCTCCGGTCGGCTCCACCGTTACTTTGCTGGGCCGTGAAGACATCGTCCAATCCGGACAGGTGACGATCGACCGCGCGATCAAGGAACTGCCCCAGGTCTTCGATCTCGGCGTCAGCGAGAATTCGCGCGGGCAATCCGGCGGCTCCGGCAACATCGTCTACGGCAACTCGATCAACCTCAGAGGCATCGGGCCAAACGCCACTCTGATCATTGTCGACGGCCACCGCGTGGTGAACAACGGCCGCTCGACCGACCCCTCGATCCTGCCGACGCTCGGCGTCGAGCGGGTCGAGATCGTCGCCGACGGCGCATCGGCCATCTACGGCTCGGACGCGGTTGCAGGCGTCGTCAATCTGATCCCGCGGCGCAATTTGGACGGAGTAGAAGCCTTCGCCCGTGCCGGCGTGTCCGACGACGGCGTCTATCACGAATATTCGTTCGGCGCGGCGGCGGGCATCAAATTCGCCCGGGGTCAGGCGATGATCGCCTACGAGCATGTCGAGCGTACCAACCTCAACGGCGACGATCGCAGCTTCTTCCGCTCGAACCAGACTGCGTCAGGCGGGCGCGATTACAGCGTCACGCGCTGCGCACCGGGCACGATCCGCGCCGGCGGGACGAGCTATGCGGTCCCCGCAGGCGGGGTGACCCAGGCAAGCGCCTCCAGCCTCGTCGCCGGCACCAGCAATCGCTGCGACGATCTGCAGGGCCAGGATCTGGTCCCTGCGCAAAGCTATGATAGCGTCAACGGCACCTTCACCTTCGAAGTCACCGACTGGCTGACCCTGTTTGCCGACGGTTTCTACAGCCGCCGCGAATTCGAACGCAATCCGGCCTATGCGAACGCGACGCTCAACGTGCCACAGACCAACGCCTTCTTCGTGCGGCCGCCGGGCTTCACCGGAACGAGCTATTCGCTCGACTACAATTTCCGCAACGATGCGGCGCGCAATTTCAACTATGGCCATGGCGAGAGCTGGCAGATTACGCCCGGCGTGCGGATCAAGCTTCCCCACGAATGGCAGTTCGAAGCGCTGATCGGACATGGCAAGACCGACGACGATGCGGTCCAGCTGACCGGCGTCGGCAACGCTGCCCTGAACGCGGCCCTGGCGAGCAGCGACCCCGCCACCGCGTTCGACCCTTACGGCCTCGGGCGAACCCGACCGGAGACGCTGGCGCGCATCTTCAATCAGGTCTCGTACAGCCCGACCGTTGGGCATTTCATCGGCTACGAGGCGCGGTTCAACGGCAGCCTGTTCCACCTGCCCGGCGGAGACGTGAAGGCGGCGCTCGGTTATGAAGGCCAGGAATTCACCATCGACCTCGGCCGTGCCGTCGGCAATCCGGGCACGCCCGTCGTGTTCCGGACCTTCGATCGCCGGGTCGATTCCGGCTATGCGGAACTTCTGATCCCCATCTTCGGCGCGGAGAACCAGACCGCCGGGTTCCGGCGCCTCGAGATCGACGCTGCCATCCGCTACGACCGTTATTCCGACGTCGGCGACACCACCAACCCCAAGATCGGGGTGAGCTGGTCGCCGTTCGAGGGGCTGACCGTGCGCGGCAGCTACGGCACCTCGTTCCGTGCGCCGACGCTTCCCCAGATCTACGGGAACAGCAATCAGCTGTTCGTGCAGAATTATCAGAACCCTGCCGGCGGCACCCCGATCGTCGGTGTCGCGCAATCGGGCGGCAATCTCGATCTGCGCCCCGAAACGGCGGAGACCTGGTCGATCGGCGCCGACTTCGAGCCGGTCGATCGGCTGCGGCTGTCGATCACGTATTTCAACGTCGACTATCGTAATCAGGTGATCGCGTTGCTGTCGGATCTCGCCGTGCTGACCCGTTTGAGCCAGTTCGACGGTACCGGCCTGATCCTCCAGGGCAGCGCCGCCGGACAGAGGGTGGCCGAGCTGATCGCGGAGGGGCTTCCCGTGGCCGGTGCGCTGCCCGGCGGCAGTGCCTCCAATGTCGGGGTCTTCGTCGATGGCCGAAGCCAGAATCTGGGCAGCTCGGTCACCCGCGGCATCGACTTCCAGGCCAATTATTCGCTGCCGACCGCCTCGGCCGGCACCTTCCGGGTGAATGTCAGCGGCACCTATCTGACCGAATTCGAGACGGCACAGACGCCGACCGCACCGATCGTCGATCAGCTCAACCAGATCTTCCAGCCGTTGCGCTTCAAGGCACGTGCGTCGCTTGGATGGGAAAAGGGCCCTTTCACCGCAATGGTCCGGGCGACTCATCTCAACGGCTACAAGAACACTGCGATCACGCCGAACGAGCATGTCAAGAGCTACACGCCCGTCGATCTCAATCTCTCGTGGCAGGTCGGCGACGATTCCAGGCCGATGACCTTCGGCATCGAGGTCCGCAACCTGTTCGATACCAGGCCGCCCTACGTCAATCTGGCGCCGAGCGTGAACGGCAGCGGCGGCTATGATGCGACGACCACGGACCCGATCGGCCGGTTGTTCGCGGCAAGCGTTCGGAAGACCTTCTGA
- a CDS encoding MarR family winged helix-turn-helix transcriptional regulator has protein sequence MNVRNAARAAAPRPGALNLGRLGEFVGFRLRRVQNQLSKDFAAATADRGLRAGLFSSLSLIAANPGISQNELSREIGLDKSVTVAIVDEMERSGWAVRERSKTDRRRHALRATPAGEAYLDELFEILEQTENAVLHQLSPAELLLLSELLDRMYAAALHD, from the coding sequence ATGAACGTGAGGAACGCAGCGCGGGCAGCCGCGCCCCGACCGGGGGCGCTCAATCTCGGCCGACTGGGCGAATTCGTCGGCTTCCGATTGCGCCGGGTGCAGAATCAATTGTCCAAGGATTTTGCGGCCGCGACCGCCGATCGCGGCCTGCGCGCCGGCCTGTTTTCCTCCTTGTCCCTGATCGCGGCCAATCCGGGCATCTCGCAAAACGAACTCTCTCGTGAAATCGGCCTCGACAAGTCGGTAACGGTGGCGATCGTGGATGAAATGGAGCGGTCCGGATGGGCGGTCCGGGAGCGCTCCAAGACGGATCGTAGACGTCATGCGCTGCGCGCGACGCCGGCGGGCGAGGCCTATCTCGACGAGTTGTTCGAAATCCTCGAGCAGACGGAGAATGCCGTTCTCCACCAGCTGTCGCCGGCGGAGCTGCTGTTGCTCAGCGAGCTGCTCGATCGCATGTATGCAGCGGCCCTGCACGATTGA
- a CDS encoding TRAP transporter small permease subunit, producing the protein MTAESDPPGAHSEAAAGPLGRTAYWIGSAGLLIATAADAIAVAGRHTGFHLLGSIEVVQASVVLIASSAMVAATIVGAHASVHILTERLRPGTARRLARGAALLGTLLFLLIAAGSAWVASDLWSGFEQTELLGIPLRWLRLLWIAAALLIAMLFLRTATRRAA; encoded by the coding sequence GTGACCGCCGAATCGGATCCGCCCGGCGCGCATTCGGAGGCTGCGGCCGGCCCGCTCGGCCGAACCGCCTACTGGATCGGCTCCGCCGGCCTGCTGATCGCGACCGCAGCCGATGCGATCGCCGTCGCCGGCCGCCACACCGGCTTTCACCTGCTCGGCTCGATCGAGGTCGTCCAGGCCTCCGTGGTCCTGATCGCGTCCTCCGCGATGGTTGCGGCAACCATCGTCGGCGCGCACGCTTCGGTCCACATCCTTACCGAGCGGCTGCGGCCCGGAACCGCCCGTCGCCTCGCCAGGGGTGCCGCCTTGCTCGGCACCCTGCTCTTTCTCCTGATCGCTGCCGGCTCGGCCTGGGTGGCGTCGGATCTCTGGTCCGGCTTCGAGCAGACCGAATTGCTCGGCATTCCGTTGCGGTGGCTGCGACTGCTGTGGATCGCCGCGGCGCTGCTGATCGCCATGCTGTTTCTCCGCACCGCAACGAGGCGCGCCGCATGA
- a CDS encoding TRAP transporter large permease, protein MIPELVGLAGIALLLILLTFGVPIGVSLALVGIGGLALLISPEAALIKSGVVSFETISKYELGVLPLFLLMAHICFAAGASRDFFDVAAKFVGHRRGGLALASIGGCAGFGAISGSSLATVATISSVALPEMRKAGYHPGFAAGALAAGGTLGSLIPPSGALIVFGIIAEQSIGRLFAAAIIPGLSQAVFYMIAIAILCTLKPALGPSAARVPWRERLPALRKIIDILLLIVFVIGGLMVGWFTPTEAASVGVVSALLLWTLRGGFSRAAFAEALRATLRTTGMIYVVIIGAILFATFISVTGITDVLSGAVTDFHASPVIAIIVMALVLLLLGSFLDGLALMLLTTPIFLPIAVDLGFSPIWFGIFLVRTMEIGFVHPPLGLNVYVIQAMAKDIPLGTIFRGIIPFLIADFLHLGLIIAVPALTLWLPEVAGA, encoded by the coding sequence ATGATTCCCGAACTGGTCGGTCTCGCCGGGATCGCGCTGCTCCTGATCCTGCTCACCTTCGGCGTGCCGATCGGTGTGAGTCTCGCTCTCGTCGGCATCGGCGGCCTGGCGTTGCTGATTTCGCCCGAGGCGGCCTTGATCAAGAGCGGCGTCGTCTCGTTCGAAACCATATCGAAATACGAATTGGGGGTGCTGCCCCTGTTCCTGCTGATGGCGCACATCTGCTTCGCCGCAGGGGCCAGCCGTGACTTCTTCGATGTCGCCGCCAAATTCGTCGGCCATCGCCGCGGGGGCCTCGCCCTGGCATCGATCGGCGGCTGCGCCGGCTTCGGCGCGATCAGCGGATCCAGCCTCGCCACGGTGGCGACGATCAGCTCCGTCGCCCTCCCGGAGATGCGCAAGGCCGGCTACCATCCCGGCTTCGCGGCCGGCGCGCTCGCGGCCGGAGGCACGCTCGGGTCGCTGATCCCGCCATCGGGCGCGCTGATCGTGTTCGGGATCATCGCCGAGCAGTCGATCGGCAGATTGTTCGCGGCCGCGATCATCCCCGGGCTCAGCCAGGCGGTGTTCTACATGATCGCGATCGCCATCTTGTGCACGCTGAAGCCGGCGCTGGGGCCGAGCGCAGCGCGCGTGCCGTGGCGCGAGCGGCTGCCGGCGTTGCGCAAGATTATCGACATCCTGCTGCTGATCGTCTTCGTCATCGGCGGCCTGATGGTCGGCTGGTTCACGCCGACCGAGGCGGCGTCGGTCGGAGTCGTTTCCGCCCTATTGCTCTGGACCTTGCGCGGCGGCTTCAGCCGGGCGGCCTTCGCCGAGGCGCTGCGCGCGACCCTGCGCACCACCGGCATGATCTACGTGGTGATCATCGGCGCGATCCTGTTCGCGACCTTCATCAGCGTGACCGGGATCACCGACGTCCTCTCCGGCGCCGTGACCGATTTCCATGCCAGCCCCGTGATCGCGATCATCGTCATGGCGCTCGTGCTGCTGCTGCTCGGATCCTTCCTCGACGGTCTGGCGCTGATGCTGCTGACGACCCCGATCTTCCTGCCGATCGCCGTCGATCTCGGCTTCAGCCCGATCTGGTTCGGAATCTTCCTGGTTCGGACGATGGAGATCGGCTTCGTCCATCCGCCATTGGGGCTCAACGTCTACGTCATCCAGGCGATGGCCAAGGACATCCCGCTCGGCACCATCTTCCGCGGCATCATTCCCTTCCTGATCGCCGACTTCCTTCATCTCGGCCTGATCATCGCCGTTCCGGCTCTTACCCTCTGGCTGCCCGAGGTGGCGGGAGCATGA
- a CDS encoding TRAP transporter substrate-binding protein has product MTLRNVLLLILAAWASACSAPPPTAEHVLTYASPYPPTHPFSRADIEWMRQVEKASGGRIAFKPFWSGSLISSDMSMVEIRHGIADIGLITPIYARGGAHMLRAQSGFYGGVQDLADQVRVYDCLAARFPAFGDELQGLHVLAVQGGNFPGVLTRNRPVRSLADLKSLRLRAQSDAIDVLKRLGADPVNMPMGEVYSALAKGVIDGVVAPADTIRSLHFSEVARYFTSVHFSRGAYPARAMSDRAWRRLPPDLQALLAASKPVWEAALGREILKAEQAGIAFGRAHGIRFQPLPAAEQSRFDQLYGDYARLQADQLSAFGIDGGPVLDAAQALISARKTRNDTSCGAAAPKISETRG; this is encoded by the coding sequence ATGACCTTGCGCAACGTGCTGCTGCTGATCCTTGCCGCCTGGGCATCCGCCTGCTCGGCGCCGCCGCCGACCGCGGAGCATGTGCTGACCTATGCCAGCCCCTATCCACCGACCCATCCCTTCAGCCGTGCCGACATCGAGTGGATGCGGCAGGTCGAGAAGGCGAGCGGCGGCCGCATTGCCTTCAAGCCCTTCTGGTCGGGTTCGCTGATCTCGTCCGACATGAGCATGGTCGAGATCCGCCACGGCATTGCCGATATCGGCCTGATCACGCCGATCTACGCGCGCGGCGGCGCCCACATGCTGCGGGCGCAATCGGGATTTTACGGCGGCGTCCAGGATCTCGCCGATCAGGTGCGGGTCTATGATTGCCTGGCGGCGCGTTTCCCGGCCTTCGGAGACGAGCTCCAGGGCCTGCACGTTCTTGCGGTCCAGGGCGGCAATTTTCCAGGCGTGCTCACCCGCAACCGGCCCGTTCGCTCCCTCGCCGATCTCAAGAGCCTGCGTCTGCGGGCGCAGAGCGACGCGATCGACGTTTTGAAGCGGCTCGGCGCGGATCCGGTCAACATGCCGATGGGCGAAGTCTATTCGGCGCTCGCCAAGGGCGTGATCGACGGGGTCGTCGCGCCTGCGGACACGATCCGCAGCCTCCATTTCTCCGAAGTGGCGCGCTATTTCACCAGCGTCCACTTCAGCCGCGGCGCCTATCCGGCGCGGGCCATGTCGGATCGCGCGTGGCGGCGGCTGCCGCCCGACCTGCAGGCGCTCCTCGCAGCCTCGAAGCCGGTCTGGGAAGCCGCGCTCGGCCGCGAGATCCTGAAGGCGGAGCAGGCCGGCATCGCATTCGGCCGCGCGCACGGCATCCGATTCCAGCCGCTGCCGGCAGCCGAGCAGTCGCGTTTCGACCAGCTCTATGGCGACTATGCGCGTCTGCAGGCCGATCAGCTCTCTGCCTTCGGCATCGATGGCGGGCCGGTGCTCGACGCGGCGCAAGCCCTGATATCTGCGCGCAAGACGCGCAACGACACCAGCTGCGGCGCGGCCGCACCCAAAATTTCGGAGACCAGAGGATGA
- a CDS encoding CaiB/BaiF CoA-transferase family protein: protein MTQTPPRPLEGLRVIDLTRALAGPYATLLLAGLGAEVIKVEQPQGGDLARENSPYVGRDGIVVERRHDDDISISHLTRARGKYGVALDLKKPEAKEIFADLVRTADIVVENFTAGTADRLGVGYEAARAANPRIVYCSLSGFGADDLDGGKAMDVIIQALSGAMFSSGEPGEPPVRFGIPIADMLAPVFSVIGILAAIEQRHRTGIGQHVDVSMLGALTSFVAIENWSAMAAAGMASRTGLTVRRLSPFGVFECADGYVALVAVHEKLAGGLFRAMEQPELGDDPRFATRDARVANAHDLEDRINAWARLLPLADVVARLEAEGVPVAPVRHPEDALVDPRVVARNETMPIAHPDYHPEIDLRTAGVPIQFSAARTGFDDALPVRIGEHNDAVYGTLLGYTAERRAALAAAGVV, encoded by the coding sequence ATGACCCAAACGCCACCGCGCCCGCTCGAGGGGCTGCGGGTGATCGACCTCACCCGTGCGCTCGCCGGCCCTTATGCCACCCTGCTGCTCGCCGGGCTCGGCGCCGAGGTGATCAAGGTTGAGCAGCCGCAAGGCGGCGACCTCGCACGCGAGAACAGCCCTTATGTCGGCCGCGACGGCATCGTCGTCGAGCGGCGGCACGACGACGACATCTCGATCTCCCACCTTACCCGCGCCCGCGGCAAATATGGCGTCGCGCTCGATCTCAAGAAGCCCGAGGCGAAGGAGATCTTCGCCGATCTGGTGCGCACGGCCGACATCGTCGTCGAGAATTTCACCGCCGGCACCGCCGATCGTCTCGGCGTCGGCTACGAAGCCGCCCGCGCCGCCAACCCGCGCATCGTCTATTGCTCGCTGAGCGGCTTCGGCGCCGACGATCTGGACGGCGGCAAGGCGATGGACGTGATCATCCAGGCGCTGAGCGGCGCGATGTTCAGCAGCGGCGAGCCGGGCGAGCCGCCGGTGCGCTTCGGCATTCCAATCGCGGACATGCTGGCGCCGGTCTTCTCCGTGATCGGGATCCTCGCCGCGATCGAGCAGCGGCACCGTACCGGCATCGGTCAGCATGTCGACGTGTCGATGCTCGGCGCGCTCACCTCGTTCGTCGCGATCGAGAATTGGTCGGCAATGGCTGCCGCCGGCATGGCGTCGCGCACCGGCCTCACCGTCCGCCGCCTTTCGCCCTTCGGGGTGTTCGAGTGCGCCGACGGCTATGTCGCCCTGGTGGCGGTTCACGAGAAACTGGCCGGCGGCCTGTTCCGGGCGATGGAGCAGCCGGAACTCGGCGACGATCCGCGCTTCGCGACCCGGGACGCGCGGGTTGCCAACGCGCATGATCTGGAAGACCGGATCAACGCCTGGGCGCGCCTTTTGCCCCTGGCGGATGTCGTCGCCCGCCTGGAAGCCGAAGGGGTGCCGGTGGCGCCGGTTCGCCATCCCGAGGATGCTCTGGTCGATCCGCGCGTCGTCGCGCGCAACGAGACGATGCCGATCGCCCATCCCGATTACCATCCGGAGATCGACTTGCGCACCGCCGGTGTCCCGATCCAGTTCTCGGCCGCGAGAACCGGCTTCGACGACGCGCTGCCGGTACGGATCGGAGAGCATAACGACGCGGTGTACGGCACCCTGCTCGGCTACACGGCCGAACGGCGCGCGGCATTGGCGGCGGCAGGCGTGGTCTGA